A portion of the Candidatus Pristimantibacillus lignocellulolyticus genome contains these proteins:
- a CDS encoding family 20 glycosylhydrolase, with protein sequence MSQSINLYPLPRSFHLQEGSSVFSPNLKFRAGDEQAQWLAASANVEHRCQYAVNGHSTIENTSSAETMIEIIYLDSVHPQGYKLSWSSNGLTISASAEIGMHYALVTFEQLMKRQGLAWAHCCIEDEPDFPVRGVMLDIGRNKIPKMETIYSLIDRMSELKLNHLQLYMEGFCFEYEKYKDSFPDATPITATEYKQIDAYARSRYIDLVPNQNCLGHMANWLANPEFRELAEHPNGMPTPIGFTIPPTTLNPIDERSVQFAKSLFDELLPNFSSEYANINLDEPFGLGTGQSKPRADEVGIGRLYLEYAEKMSEIVRTHGKKTLMWGDIIFKHPELIPMLPKDVTVLDWNYESRVSFKEHCELLQASNIPYYVCPGTSAWSSITGRTNNMLQNIADAARNGKAYGANGLIVTDWGDNGHWQTMPFSYPGIAYAAGTSWQTDTNVDCVEQLENFLNEVIFQDGSGLIGNLLLELGQYYLLENSSLENRTYTNFLLTRGVTSHEKLEFESQLAMKIQQAFGSPGGPFQLDYQFDTMQVWLEQRKNQLSQLRLDTSDAPIVRDELENAIRLIEHGIGLHQLIHCIHLPDEQNETIQVAQLRSQLEIAMNEFKRLWLERNREGGLSESTKPFTNLLAQYDEKLKGLSE encoded by the coding sequence ATGTCACAATCTATCAATTTATATCCGCTTCCACGCTCTTTTCATCTGCAAGAGGGTTCGTCTGTTTTCTCTCCAAATTTGAAGTTTCGCGCAGGTGATGAGCAAGCACAGTGGTTAGCGGCAAGTGCCAATGTCGAGCATCGCTGTCAATATGCCGTAAATGGTCATTCCACCATAGAGAATACTTCATCTGCTGAAACAATGATAGAGATCATTTACCTAGACAGTGTGCATCCGCAAGGGTATAAGCTCTCATGGAGTAGCAATGGACTTACAATTAGCGCAAGTGCCGAGATTGGCATGCATTATGCACTTGTAACGTTCGAACAATTGATGAAGCGTCAGGGACTTGCGTGGGCTCATTGTTGCATTGAAGATGAACCAGACTTCCCGGTGAGAGGCGTCATGCTGGACATCGGTCGTAACAAAATTCCGAAAATGGAGACGATCTATTCGTTAATCGACCGAATGTCTGAGTTGAAGCTCAACCACTTACAGCTGTATATGGAGGGTTTCTGCTTCGAATATGAAAAATATAAAGATTCATTCCCGGATGCAACGCCAATTACTGCAACCGAATATAAACAAATCGATGCTTATGCACGGAGTCGTTATATCGATCTCGTGCCGAACCAGAATTGTCTTGGTCATATGGCAAACTGGCTAGCCAACCCGGAGTTTCGTGAACTTGCTGAGCATCCAAACGGGATGCCAACACCAATCGGCTTCACAATTCCACCAACGACGCTCAATCCAATTGATGAGAGATCAGTGCAATTCGCAAAGAGCTTATTTGATGAACTGTTACCGAATTTCTCGTCCGAATATGCGAATATTAATTTGGATGAACCATTTGGTCTTGGTACTGGTCAAAGTAAACCTCGCGCAGACGAAGTCGGAATTGGAAGACTGTATTTGGAGTACGCAGAAAAAATGTCGGAGATCGTTCGTACTCATGGGAAAAAGACGTTGATGTGGGGCGATATTATATTCAAACATCCTGAGTTGATTCCGATGCTGCCGAAGGATGTTACGGTGCTGGACTGGAATTACGAGAGTCGAGTTTCCTTTAAGGAGCATTGCGAGCTTCTTCAGGCAAGCAACATCCCGTACTATGTTTGTCCTGGTACTAGCGCGTGGTCATCGATAACCGGTAGAACAAACAATATGTTGCAAAATATTGCCGATGCAGCACGAAACGGGAAGGCATACGGAGCTAATGGTCTGATTGTCACTGATTGGGGCGATAATGGGCATTGGCAGACAATGCCTTTTAGTTATCCAGGGATTGCATATGCAGCGGGTACAAGTTGGCAGACTGATACGAATGTAGATTGTGTTGAGCAACTTGAGAATTTTTTAAATGAGGTCATTTTTCAAGACGGAAGCGGCTTAATCGGTAATTTGCTATTGGAATTAGGTCAGTATTATCTTTTGGAAAATAGTAGTCTCGAAAATAGGACCTATACCAATTTTCTGTTGACCCGTGGAGTTACTTCGCACGAAAAGTTAGAATTCGAATCGCAATTAGCGATGAAAATTCAACAGGCATTCGGATCACCAGGTGGTCCGTTTCAACTGGATTATCAATTCGATACGATGCAAGTATGGCTTGAGCAACGTAAGAATCAGCTAAGTCAGCTCCGTCTTGACACATCCGACGCACCAATCGTCAGAGACGAATTGGAAAATGCGATCAGACTTATTGAGCACGGAATCGGACTCCATCAACTTATCCATTGCATTCATTTGCCTGATGAGCAAAATGAGACTATTCAAGTTGCGCAACTTCGTTCGCAGTTGGAGATAGCGATGAACGAGTTTAAGAGACTTTGGCTCGAGCGTAATAGGGAAGGTGGACTAAGTGAAAGTACAAAACCGTTCACTAATTTACTGGCTCAATATGATGAAAAACTGAAGGGGCTAAGTGAATA